One region of Qipengyuania gaetbuli genomic DNA includes:
- a CDS encoding type IV secretion system protein VirB3 has protein sequence MTALVRHPVHRALTRPQMFAGVTFNYFIINGVVTTEAFLITGSWLAVLTFVVMHGVGYFACLREPRIFDLWITKVSKCPRVPNYKRWGCNSYAA, from the coding sequence ATGACCGCGCTCGTCCGCCATCCCGTCCACAGAGCGCTCACCCGCCCACAGATGTTCGCGGGCGTGACGTTCAACTACTTCATCATCAACGGGGTGGTGACAACAGAGGCATTCCTGATCACCGGCAGCTGGCTCGCGGTGCTGACCTTCGTGGTCATGCACGGCGTCGGCTATTTCGCCTGCCTGCGCGAACCGCGCATCTTCGATCTGTGGATCACCAAGGTGTCGAAGTGCCCGCGCGTGCCGAATTACAAGCGCTGGGGATGCAACAGCTATGCCGCGTGA
- a CDS encoding TrbC/VirB2 family protein — protein sequence MVTRAAALALLLSPTAAMAQAADPAGSGPIVNALGWLQGTLLGNVATAVAVMAVAAVGFMMLTGRLNWRFGATVIIGVFILFGAASIVAGIQGVAA from the coding sequence ATCGTTACCCGCGCGGCCGCACTGGCCCTGCTTCTCAGCCCCACCGCCGCCATGGCGCAGGCTGCCGATCCGGCCGGCTCCGGCCCGATCGTTAATGCGCTCGGCTGGCTGCAGGGCACGCTACTCGGCAATGTTGCCACTGCAGTTGCGGTGATGGCCGTGGCCGCCGTCGGCTTCATGATGTTGACCGGTCGCCTCAACTGGCGCTTCGGTGCGACCGTCATCATCGGTGTCTTCATCCTGTTCGGTGCCGCATCGATCGTCGCCGGTATCCAGGGCGTCGCGGCCTGA